The stretch of DNA AGAAGGTTGAACAAAAAGGGAAGGTCAAGGTAACCGATTTGGCCAATGAATTTTCCGTATCTACTGAAACGATTCGCCGATACTTAGAAGATCTAGATAAAGACCAAAAGCTGAAGAAAGTATATGGGGGCGCTGTCAAGCAAGAGGCTTCTTCGTTAATGGAGCCATCCATGGTGGAAAGAAATATTTTAAATATTAGCCAGAAAAAACGAATTGCCTATCAAGCGGCAACGTTTATCCGTGATGGTGATGTAATTGTTATTGATGAAGGAAGTACCACGCTGCAATTAGTTCCCTATTTGCTGCCCTATAAGAATTTAACGATTATGACTAACTCTTTTTCTTTAGTTAATCAGCTGATTTCTGCGGTCAATAAGGAAACCTTTAACGGGCAAATTGTCTTTCTGGGAGGAAAGGTAAACGCTAAGCATTTTCGTGTTAGTGGTACGATGTCTCAAGAGATTATGAATCAATTGTATTTTGATAAAGCGTTTATATCCGTTGACGGTATTCTTCCGAGCTTTGGCTTATCAAGCTATGATTTAGACAAAGCCAAGATGTCCAAGATGATGATTAAGCAGGCTCAGCAATCCTTCGTGTTAGCTGATTATTCAAAAATAAACCAAAGAGGAACTTACCAAATTGTTCAATTGACCGAGGTAGACTATCTGCTGTCTGATCAAGATTGCCCAGGTGCATGGAGCCGGGTTTTGCTCCAAAATCAAGTTCAATGGGTAAAATGCTAAGCAAAGGCCGGTTAACCTGCGACTGCAATAATTGATTAGCACGCGTATATCATAATAGGAGATCAGGACTGGCTTCCTCCAAAGGAGGCCAGTCCTGATTATTATTCCATTACATTCAAGGAAAGCAAGCATCTTGTTACACATCTGCCATGAACGGGAGCCGGTTCATGCACTTCATGTGGTAGGGCTTTGAAAATTTGGAAAGCAGTGTGATAAGTGAACTACCCGCCACCTGCGCTTCGCTTAGAGGTGGGGGCTTCTAAGGTAATCGCACCTATCCGAACGAAATTTACTTAGCTATCGAGCCTGTTCCATGCTCTATTTATGATTATGCTAACAGTCGCAATCCTTCATTCCTGATATGGATAGAAGCATTCCAATCTAAAACCATAATCACAATGGAATATGCGCTCAGCAAGAGATAGAGACTCCTTTACTTGCCCGCAACCTGAACAAGTTTTGGAGGGTGGAAACCACTTATCTATTTTGATAAGCTTTTTCCCCTGCTCTTCTACCTTGTAGTGGAGAAATATCGTGAACATGCCCATGCATGGTCAGCGATACTTTTACCCAGATGGAGGGCTTGGGACATTCCTTTCATGGGAGGTCTTCAATGAGCGCGCAGTCATACCGTTTCGCCAATTTGTATGATCCTTTATGGAGAAAGTCCTTTCAAGAATGGAGTGGAAAACCAGAAGCCAGAGGGGGGGATCGCGGCATCTAAAGACCCGATTCGTTTTGAAGGTTCATTTTATTTTCTGCAGATCTAATGAATTTAGTATTTGCATGTGAGATACTGGGGAGGAGGGGGGATGATAGAGTGAAAGATGCTCATATACTGAAGCTGGCCAAATTCATTTGGCTGTTTCCTCTGCTTTATTTCCTTCATGATTTGGAAGAGATCCTTACAATCGAAAGTTTTCTTAAAGAACAGGCGAATGTCCTTCCTGTTCGAATCACGGCTATCGAATTTTCACTGGCCTTTATGGGATTATGGGTGCTGGGGACGATTGGATGCTGCCGGACGGCAAGAGGCAGAACGTTTCTCAGCATGTCGCCTGTTATGTTTTTGGCTTTTTTGGTTCCTGGCGTGTTGCTGGCTAATGGAACAGCCCACGTTTTGCAATTGATAATTTTAAGAAGTTATGTCCCCGGAATCGTAACCAGTGTTCTTATCCTGTTTCCATATGCCTTTGCTTCCCTGAAGTATTTGCTGATGGAAAAGCTCATCACTGCTAAGAAATGCTTTTTCTTGTTTGGGCTGGGTTTTATTTTACAACTACCTTTAGCCGGACTGGCTCTTTTGTTAGCTAAATGGATACTTCGTTAAGCGAAAGCAGAAATCTTTGTGTTTACCAGGCGGAGAATTTTCTGCTTGTTTATGGCTTGGAATACATAAGAAGATCTTCCTGAAAAGATGAGTAAAAGGCTTAATCTAATGAACAGACCATTTTAAAAGACAGGAGGACTGTGAGGGTGAGTAAGCCTTTACAAAAGGTCGCTTACTTATTGAACTGTGCCCGGCTTTAGGAGCATATCTTAACGGAGCCGATAAAGAAGACAAAAGAGGGGGATTCCAACGGTTGATTTGGCCCCCCCTCTTTTTTAGCATTCCTCTGATTTATTCGAGTGGAGTGGCGGCGGTATTAGCCACCCCTTTTCTTTATGAAGGCGAAGGACTTTTCCGCCTAGCGTTGCTTTTTGCATATGGAACTGAGCAAACATTCCCGCGATATCTTCGCGGATGCATTGGCCAATCGCTTGACTGGAAGCCACTAAACAAGCCGCGGTATTGGCGGACAGGGCAGCTGCAATTTCCGGATCCATCATTCGTGCGCCTACTGGAATATCTTCAAGGCAAGCATTCGGTCTTTCTGGCGGAGACGGCGGAAGACCAACACCGTTTTGCTTTAAAAGAGCTTCCAGTTCTTTCTCCTCTTGCTGGCATAGCTGAATGGCTTCATCCAGTAATTTTTTTAAATCCTCATCACCTGTGTGATTCAATTTTGTTTGGTAACCTGCAATGGCACCTTTTGTAACAAGCAAGTAAGACCAAGTAGCGAATACTTCGCCATAATGCATCGGTTCATTTTGTGGATTGCCGCTTAAAATACCCATAAACACACTCCTAACTTTTTTTGTGAAATTCATAAAAAATGACCTCGCTCCTTGCAGGAGTTCTGTTCAATTCAAGTGTTTGTTTAAGAAGCCGTTTTTATACAAAGAAATATGTGATTCAAAACGCGGATGCATGATTTTATCTGTTAAGGGTAATCTGCTAAAAGGATGATGAAAGTAAAGAATGAAGAAGCAGCTTCATGATGAAGGATGGAGGTGAATCGAAATGACCAATCATTCCGACAATGATCGGTATATTCCCATGACGTCAATAAATAGCGGTTCTGTCAGAAAAGTGCTTCCCGACCTATTCAGTTACACAAATCAAATTGTGAACCTTGCCTTTATTGGAAGTGAAAGAAACGGCTGGGTGATGGTGGATGCCGGAATGCCGAAGTCAGCAAAAAAAATTATAGCGGAAGTGAAGAACCTTTTTGGTGAACAGTCTTCTCCGCAGGCGATATTATTAACACATGGGCATTTTGACCATGTAGGCTCCGCCATTATCATGGCAGAAAGATGGGGCGTGCCTGTGTATGCCCATCCATTAGAATATCCCTATTTAACAGGCAAGAAGCAATATCCCGCTCCTGATCCTGCGGTTGAAGGAGGATTAGTGGCAAAAATGGCGGGGTTTTTCCCTAAGGAGCCTATTGATCTTGGCAAATATTTGCATGAGCTGCCGGCAGATGGAACGGTGCCTGGGTTGCCGGAATGGCAGTGGATTCATACACCGGGCCACACAGACGGACATGTCTCCTTTTTCCGGCCTCGCGATCGGGCGCTAATTGCTGGGGACGCATTTATTACAGTTAAACAAGACGCGCTGTTTGATGTGGCTTTTCAAATCAAAGAAGTGAATGGTCCGCCCCGCTATTTTACACCGGATTGGCAAACGGCGTGGAATTCAGTGAAAAAACTTGCTGAGCTCAGACCCGCATATGTTGTACCGGGGCACGGTCAGCCGATGGAAGGAGAGGAGCTGGCAGAAGGTCTGTCTCGTCTAGTGGAGAAATTTCCTGATGTGGCGATCCCGGATCACGGCAAATATGTAGATGGTGAAAAATAAATAGCTCGTTCTGCCTGCTTCTCCAATGCTAGAATTCAAGAACAACGGAGGAGCAGGTGCTTCTTATCCCGCATCTAAGATTCCTGCTTCAAGAATGGAGCAGGGACCCCAAAGTCTAAGCAGGAGATCACAGCCTTTAAATGTCCGATTCCTTCGGTTCTTGGCAAAGGCGCTGCAATGTTAGCCGTCAACAGCGGAGAAGGAAAGAAGCTCCCGCTGTTTGCAGGTTCGCTTTGCGGCATGATAAATGTTGAGCCGGCCTTCTTTTTGAAACCTTTTTCCTGCGTCATCCGTATAAATCATTGACAACATGGAGAGGAGTTGCTTTATGGGGAATATATTCGTATTCTCGCTGATTGTTGGTCTCGTATCAGCGATTGTTCTTATACCTTTATCTAATCAAAAGAAAAAGCAAGAAAAAACACCGGGGAGAACGGCGATAAGATCTGCGGTTGCTGTTAGTATTCTGCTTGTGCCGGCAGTGTTGGCATTCTATTACTTCAGCAATTTAGATCGAAACCTCTCTTCGGTTTGGCCGCTATGGATCATAGTGACGGCTGCAGGAGCGGTGCTTGCTAAAGGGAAAGAGAGAATGATCAAAGCCTCTCTTTTTGCACTTAGTTTACTAGTGGGCATCTATTTCTTCACCGCTTTTGTATTTAACGCGGATGAGAAATTCAAGTCCGCCAAAATGGATGAAAAAGTGGAGATTGAAACGTTCGATGAGAAGAAAACACCGGCTAGTGTGCCGCCAAAATTTGCCCGCAACAAAATGAAAAAGGCCTTTGGACAAGTGCCTAAAACCAGTTATTATGAGCTGGGCCGTCTGCAGATCCAGAAGGTGAATGGCGAGTACGTGTATATTGCGCCGGTTGAGTTTTCAGGCTTATTTAAATGGTGGAAAGGGGATCGCACGCCGGGGTACTTTACGATGAGCGCCACAGATTCTTCGGAGAATCCAAAGTTCGTCAAAGCTGAAATGATATACACGCCATCCTCCTACTTTAATAAAAATATTGAACGCCATATTCGAATGAAATATCCGAATTATATTTTTTACGGCGATGCTCAATTAGAGGTGGATGATTCAGGAAAGCCTTATTATATCCGTACATTCGGCGAGTTTATTTCTGCCCGAAATGGATTTAAGGTAAAAGGAATTGTCGCGGTTAATCCGAAGACTGGAGAAACGAAGCTGTATCACTTGAAGGATATCCCAGCATTTATTGATGGAGCGGTATCGCCGGAAGCGGTGAGCCTGAAAAACAGTTATTTCGGAAACTATGTTCACGGGTTCTGGAACAGCATCTTCGGCAAATCGGATGTCAAGCTCCCATCAGATGAGGGAACAGAAGCCAATGTCAGCCCGATTTTTGATGAACGGGGAGAAATGTATTATTTCACCGATTTCACCAGTCCGAAAGAAGGAGTGGACTCGATGCTCGGTTACTCACTCACTCATTCAAAAACAGGAGAAGCCACCTATTACACGGGCGACTCACAAGAATCATACATGGATTCTCGCGGAGCTTTAGAGATTATTGAAAAGAAATTCATTGAAAAGAAATGGAAAGGACAAATGCCCGTTTTATATAATTTTTATGGTGAAGCCAGCTGGTTAACGCCAGTTCTTGATTCGAATGGATTTTTGCAAAATTACTTTATCGTTTCGGCCGCCAATCCGGAGATCTCTGTGTACGGGAATACGCCAAATGAAGCATTAAGGCTGTACAAGGCGGCCTTGCAAAGAGGAGGCAGTACGGTAGACGGCAGCTCTAAAGCTAAGAAGAAACAAACGAGCGGAACCGTTCTCAGAGTGTATAAAGAAAAGTCAGGGGACTTTACGCTTGTATCTTTCCTTTTGAATAATCGCCAGAGCTATATGATTTCCTCTGAAGCCGATCCGATGGCTATTTATTTAAAGGAAGGCGATCAAGTAAAAGTGAATTATTTAGACACAGGAGAAGCCTTTTTGCCGGCTAAAGAAATAACCATTAAAGGACTTGAATAAAGGAAGAAAACACGATGAACTGCTCATCGTGTTTTCTATTTTACTGAATGGCAGCTGCGGCAGCCGGGGCAAAAGGAAGCGTCATCAAACTTTTTGACCAATTTTCTAAAGAATTAAAAAGTTTATCGGTGGACAACCTGACTTATGGTAAAATGATGCCGTTAAACCATCTCATATAAGCAATGAATAGGAGATGTAGGCTTTCTATACGATGAACAGCGAAGGAGGAGGTTTATTTGCAGATGTACCGCAGAAGGAATACACCAGCTTTTACTGTATTAGCTTATTTTACATTCTTTGCCGGAGTCTTTTTATTTTGTATCGGGTTATACAATGAGGATAGCTTGGAGCTAAACGAAAAAGGCTATTATATCGCTGTTATGATTCTTGTCGCTGTCGGGGCCATTTTGACTCAAAAGGTGACAAGAGATAATGCGGAAGATCGTGAGCTAATGGCGGAGCAAGAAAGGCAACAGACTTTTTCCAAAAAAATCGACTAAACTTTCATGGAGGAAGGTGCTGAAGAGAGCGCCTTCCTTATGTTTTTTTAGGCGTTCTCTTGCAGAAGTGAACGCTTGTATGAGAGCAGACAAAGAGAAAAAAGAACCAAAAGAAACGGAGTTGTCAGATAAGTTCTTATTGAAGAAGCTGAGCCGGAATGAATAACTTAAGAATGCTGATACAAGGAGATTTTGCGGTTTGGGTTGCGGAGATCCCAATCCCGGAACAGCTTCGTACGAAATGATGAGTCATTTGGCGGATAGGGGAAGACAAGGGAGCGGAACTGGTATTTGAGGCAGCCGTTTCCCGTTCTTCACCGCAAAAACATGCGGATTACCGCAAAAAAAATAGCGGTCATCATTTAGAATATTGTGGAAGAACTGGTTAAATGGTATGATAGTAATTGGTAATATGTTCAAATGAGAGGGGAGGAGGCAGGGTATTTTCGGAAAAATAGAACAAATGTCGAGGGCGTATATCAAAAATTTGCAATTGACAGAGGATATTGCGGTTTTTTCCAAAGAAAAATTTAAAGACAATCGAACCCCATTTGCCAATGCTCTTAAAGTGCACTTGTATGCTTTTTCCGGCAGCTCCTGTCAAGGGAGGGAGGATATAAGTCCCTGTTTAGAAGCATTGATGCTCGCATTAGATATGATTGATGATATCCAAGATGGTGATAATGAACAGTCGGTTTGGAAGAAAAAAGGACAAGCTGTCTCCTTGAATGCAGCGATTAGTTTGCTGACAATCTCACTGCTGCATGTATTAGCACAGGCTAACCGCCCTGATATAGCTAAGATGATGCTGACTTATCTTTCTAGATCAATAGAGGGACAGCATCAGGATATATACGGGGATATTGCCAACGCGGAGCAGTATATAGAAATGATCAAAATGAAGTCAGGCAGTTTACTCGCTATGGCCAATCGGATGGGAGCCATGCTGGCAGGGCATCGGGACAGTCCCATTATAGAAGAGTATTCCTGCGATTTAGGCATTGCCTCTCAACTAGAGAATGATCTGCGGGATATCGTTAAAATGGAAGAAAAAAGCGACTGGAAATTAAAAAAGAAAACCTTGCCCGTTCTTTATTTATTAAATAAGGAAATTCAAGAAGGGGAAGTCGTGCGCGCGTATTACAAGGGAGAAATTTCTTTCGAGAAGCTGAAAGAACATCAAAACGAAGTCATTCATCTGCTGAAAAAATCGGGTGCTTTGAACTACACCATAGCTCAGAAAATTCTTTATGAACAGCGGGCGCTCCGGAAAATTGAAAGCTTGCCAATAGCGGATGAGAACATTCAAAGGATAAAAGATCATTATTTTAATAGGGAGGAAGACTAATGGAAGCAACCATTCATTACTTAACGAAATATCCTGAAGTGATTGAGCTGGTGAAACAAGAAATGGCCTCTTTAGTTGGAGTCACTAAGGAAGAAGAGCAGGCTATTATTAAATCTTTTGATGAAACCAAATTACAATCATATTTTTGGATGTAAGCGGATATGTCCAGAAAGAAGCCGCACCTCTTTTTTTACTTGATAGCGATTAGTGCGGTGTATTTTATCACGGTGATTATAGCCCATCCATTAATAGGCTTAAGGGTGATTCCTATCAGCGAGAACAAATGCGTGGTTACAGAAGTGTATTCACAAGGATGGGCTAGCTATAAAAATATAAATAAAGAAACACTAGTTGATTGCCAGACTGTCTCTAATACTCCATTTAAGTTGGAGAAGCTTGACCAAATTGTTCGGCATTACAATAAGCGGGAGATCGTTACATATAAAGGAATGCCGATTAGTTACTTAATATACAGCTTTGTGCCGATCATTTATTTTATTCTTTGTTTTTTAATAGCCTTATATTTGTTCTTTAAAAAAAGTTCAAATTATAGGAGTATACTGTCATCTTACTTGCTTTTATTGGTTAGCCTCGCGTACTTAGCCAGCGGCGTATCGGCTAGGGCCGATTGGTTCGGAATGTTTATTACTTTAATATCTCTTTATTTAATTCCGATCTTGCTACTCAAATACCTCCGTATCATGATAACTAAAAAACCTCGCCGCTTATCCGCTAAGTATAGGCTGCTGCTGTATGGACTGCTTTTTATTATTGCACTCATAAATACATTAATTGGTGCGGCAAAGTTTGCTTTAATGCCGTTTATATTACTGAGTCTGGCAGTGCTGCTTTATTTTATTTCACAATTTTGGGCTATTAAACAATCGATTCACTTTGTGAAAGTGAGATTTTTTATTTGGACAATTATTTTCTCACTGCTGCCCTTTATTTTGTTGTCAGCGATTACGGAAGTGTTATTTGGGACACAACTGATTGCCGCGGAAAATACAGCGTTTTTTTTATTGTTTATTCCGCTTTCCTTCGTATATGTTAATGTGCAAAAGGTATTCTTTGATTTTGATTTATTTATCAAAAGGCTTCTGGTTAATATTTTAATTTCATTATTGCCGGCCTCTGCATTAAGCGGAATGATCTATCTGAAAGAAGGATATTCTATATTTGTCTTTCAAGTTTTTTTGGCGGCGATTGTTCTTATGACCGCTTTCCTTTTCTTAAAGGATTTTATTGCTACCTATCTGCTGCAAAACGAACGAAAATTTCATGCCAGTTTGGCGAAGTTTTCCCAGGTATCCAGTCAAATCCATGACCGGCAAACATTGTTTTCCTACCTCAATCGATTGGTTAGCGCTGTTCTTCAAGTGGACGACGTGAAGGCCGTTCACTATGACATCAATCATCAACCGCAGGAGAACGGACAGTGTTCCGGGCAGCCGCTTGTGAAAGAGCCGTTCAGCATCGGTGATTTGCTAGAACTCTCTGATGGGTATGCGTTAGCTGTCAGCAAAAGCAACGGAGCCTGCACGTTTCTCACTTTCTCCTATAAGCAAAAGACGACGCAATTAAATAAAGAAGAAAAGCATTGGCTTAAATCCATTGCTCATTACACCAATATTTTGCTGGAAAATCTTAAGAAAACCGAGGATTTAGTTGCTGAAATCGAAGAAATGAGAGACGGCGGTGTTTCCTCGACCATTTCGCGCACGCTCCTGCTCATAGGGGAAAAAGAACGGGTGAAATTGGCGCAAGATATTCACGACTCGATTCTTCAAGAGCTTATATTTATCTGCAAAAACATCGAAATTATACAAAATCAACAAGGAGAGCGGACGCATGCTTTAGAAGATATTAAGCTTCAGTTAAGTGAGCAGATTGATTTTATTCGGGAGACTTGCTATGAGCTGAACCCTTTTTTCTTAAAAGAAATTGGTTTGATTGATTCGTTAACGGCTCTTTTGGATAAGTACAGAAAATCATGCGGCTTTGAAGTGGATTTTCAGGTCAGCCATGCTAAGTTTTTCATGAATATAGATGAGGATATGGCGCTGATTTTATACAGAATTGTTCAGGAGCTGATGAACAATGCTAAAAAACATTCAAAAGCAAATTTTATTTATGTGAGCTTAAGTTATCGTCAGAATCACTATGTGCTTGTGTATGAGGATGACGGCGTTGGATTTGATCTGAATCAAGGGCCTCATCAAAAGCATTTTGGCATGATCGGTTTGAATGAAAGAATCCGGAGCCTGCATGGAGAATGGACGATTCACACCGAGCCTTTTCAAGGGCTGCTGCTGAGAGCGACAATACCAAGTCAAAGGAACGATGCCAATGATTAATATGATTTTAGTCGATGATCATCGAGCTGTTGCGGAAGGAACAAAGGCATTATTGGAACAGGACGGACGCTTTTTTGTACATATTTGCTCGGATGAGAGCGGCATATACGGCATTATGGAAACGACTAATATAGATATTCTTTTAATCGACCTATACATGCCGGGGCTCAATGGAGTCGAATTATCGAAACGGATATTAGATAACTTTCCGCACGCCCGGATTATTATATATACAGGGTTTGATCTTGGGCAGCATTTTAATTTAATTGTTGAAACGCAAGTATCAGGATTTATTAGTAAAAGTGCCTCTCGCGAACAGATCGTTAACGCGATTGAAGCGGCATTAAGGGATGAGGTAGTGATTCCAATTCAATTGTTTAGGCAATTAAGAAGGGGTCCTATGGTTTCAGCTGTTCCAAAAGAAGGAAAACTGAGTGATATCAACCTGACAAAAAGAGAAGTGTACATTTTAATGGCTATTTCAGAAGGCCGGACAAATAAAGAGATTGCCCAGCAATTAAATTACAGTCAGCGAACGATAGAATATTCCATTACGAATCTCTTTGATAAATTGCAGGTGAAATCCAGAACGGAAGCCTTGTCGAAAGCGAGAAAATATCAATTGCTTCCCATCGTCCATATAGATGATTAACATACAGAGAGTACTCTTGAGGGCATCGCAGTTGACTTTTGCGGTGTCCTTATTATTTTGTGGTTTTCCGCAAATGGTTTGTGGCAGCCGTTTAGTATAAATATGCTAGAGTAATAGGTAAGTGCTTGATAAAATACCCATTTTTTGTGAAAAGAATTGGTAAAGGCATTTGTACGAGACTGAATACATAGGGCGTTTTTTTTCACTAACTTTTCATCTTCACCAGTGTGAAAAAAAGCAAGAAAAGAATCTACATAATGGTTAATAAGTTTTTGCAGATAACGGGTGATATAAGCGCCATCTAACTTAAGAGGAAGGGAGTGAAGGACCATTATAGTATTCAAGATCAGCCTGTTAAGCGATGCTGCCGCGGCTATGAGCAATTTTCAACCTATATACAGCCAGTTCTAGGGAGAAGAGGGATTAATGCATTAATAGGGATCATCTAGGGATTATACGAAAAGCGTAAAAGAAAGGAGCCCTATCATTGATTCAATCAGTTCAGCAAATAAAAACAGACAAACAGTTGCTTAAGCTTTTGGAGAACCCTTGTACTTTCGTCTGGACTAACGATGAACGGAGAGAAATCAAAATTAATCCGCATCCATGGGAAGGGTATGCTAGCTACCAGTTTATAGATATACCGCGTCACGGTATTTGTCCGATTGAAAACCTATGGGAATTTACAAAATTAATTAAAAGTAAATCGGTTTGAGGAATTTGAAAGAAATATTCAAAATGCGCCGTTCTCCATAGAAATTAGGAAGCTTTCCGCTTCGAGGAACAGTGATTGCCGGCTCAGCCAATGATCTTCTTACTCCAGAGAGGTTTTGGCTAGCGGTCTCTGCTTGTCAGCGGCTGTCTTACTGCAAAAGGTCTCTATTAAAAATGGGCTGTATTGCCTTTATTTTAAATAGAGGCTTTTTTGTATTTGAAAAAATATCTTTCTATGCCCGCTAGCGTCTTTTAAAGCAGTATAATAGACATAGCTTTCTATATTATCATGCAGAGGTGGCAACAATGATTAATCTTGGGGAACGTGTGCAGCAAACGAAACGGATACTGCGAATGGGCACGTTGAAAAAAATATTTACAGAGTTTGATCAAGAAATAATGGGGTTATCAGAAGAAAGCCGTCAGGCGAAATATCAAAAAATGTCGCAGAGCCCCTTCAGCTTTTTTCGCGGAAGTGCCTATCTATTCTATTATGATGCGGTGAATCATTGGTTTCCCTATCATACGCCACAAGACCGCCCGACATGGATTCAAGGAGATTTGCATTTTGAAAACTTTGGCGCGTTTCATAATGAGAAAGGCAAGCTCGTGTTTGACATTAATGATTTCGATGAAGGATACGTCGGCTCGTATTTATACGATTTGCTGCGAATGTCTGTGAGCATCGCGCTGGTCTGCCGGGAGCTCGCTTATCATACCGGCCAGCAAATCAATGTGATGGAAGCCTTCTTAAAGGCATACCACAAACAGATGGTTCGCTTTCAGGAAGGCAAAGATAAGCCGGAGACCTTCTTTGTTACGAAGAAGAAAGCTGATGGTGCGATCCGCAAACTGCTGAAAAAGCTGGAAAAAAGAAGCGAGGCGCATTTATTAAGCAAGGTAACCGATTATTTCCAGTCAGAGAGACAGTTTGCAGCGTCGGGGGAAATCCGGCCATTAAGCGATGCGGCCGAAGCAGTGATCAAACATATTTGGCCAGCGTATATGAAAACTGTCAAAAGAATAGAGAATGAAACGGCATTTACTATTAAAGATACCGCTGTGAA from Bacillus xiapuensis encodes:
- a CDS encoding DeoR/GlpR family DNA-binding transcription regulator, translating into MSVVSEERKRLIIEKVEQKGKVKVTDLANEFSVSTETIRRYLEDLDKDQKLKKVYGGAVKQEASSLMEPSMVERNILNISQKKRIAYQAATFIRDGDVIVIDEGSTTLQLVPYLLPYKNLTIMTNSFSLVNQLISAVNKETFNGQIVFLGGKVNAKHFRVSGTMSQEIMNQLYFDKAFISVDGILPSFGLSSYDLDKAKMSKMMIKQAQQSFVLADYSKINQRGTYQIVQLTEVDYLLSDQDCPGAWSRVLLQNQVQWVKC
- a CDS encoding HXXEE domain-containing protein; protein product: MKDAHILKLAKFIWLFPLLYFLHDLEEILTIESFLKEQANVLPVRITAIEFSLAFMGLWVLGTIGCCRTARGRTFLSMSPVMFLAFLVPGVLLANGTAHVLQLIILRSYVPGIVTSVLILFPYAFASLKYLLMEKLITAKKCFFLFGLGFILQLPLAGLALLLAKWILR
- a CDS encoding DUF3231 family protein: MGILSGNPQNEPMHYGEVFATWSYLLVTKGAIAGYQTKLNHTGDEDLKKLLDEAIQLCQQEEKELEALLKQNGVGLPPSPPERPNACLEDIPVGARMMDPEIAAALSANTAACLVASSQAIGQCIREDIAGMFAQFHMQKATLGGKVLRLHKEKGWLIPPPLHSNKSEEC
- a CDS encoding MBL fold metallo-hydrolase, which gives rise to MTNHSDNDRYIPMTSINSGSVRKVLPDLFSYTNQIVNLAFIGSERNGWVMVDAGMPKSAKKIIAEVKNLFGEQSSPQAILLTHGHFDHVGSAIIMAERWGVPVYAHPLEYPYLTGKKQYPAPDPAVEGGLVAKMAGFFPKEPIDLGKYLHELPADGTVPGLPEWQWIHTPGHTDGHVSFFRPRDRALIAGDAFITVKQDALFDVAFQIKEVNGPPRYFTPDWQTAWNSVKKLAELRPAYVVPGHGQPMEGEELAEGLSRLVEKFPDVAIPDHGKYVDGEK
- a CDS encoding YiaA/YiaB family inner membrane protein is translated as MQMYRRRNTPAFTVLAYFTFFAGVFLFCIGLYNEDSLELNEKGYYIAVMILVAVGAILTQKVTRDNAEDRELMAEQERQQTFSKKID
- a CDS encoding polyprenyl synthetase family protein yields the protein MSRAYIKNLQLTEDIAVFSKEKFKDNRTPFANALKVHLYAFSGSSCQGREDISPCLEALMLALDMIDDIQDGDNEQSVWKKKGQAVSLNAAISLLTISLLHVLAQANRPDIAKMMLTYLSRSIEGQHQDIYGDIANAEQYIEMIKMKSGSLLAMANRMGAMLAGHRDSPIIEEYSCDLGIASQLENDLRDIVKMEEKSDWKLKKKTLPVLYLLNKEIQEGEVVRAYYKGEISFEKLKEHQNEVIHLLKKSGALNYTIAQKILYEQRALRKIESLPIADENIQRIKDHYFNREED
- the comX gene encoding competence pheromone ComX, which produces MEATIHYLTKYPEVIELVKQEMASLVGVTKEEEQAIIKSFDETKLQSYFWM
- a CDS encoding ATP-binding protein, which gives rise to MIAISAVYFITVIIAHPLIGLRVIPISENKCVVTEVYSQGWASYKNINKETLVDCQTVSNTPFKLEKLDQIVRHYNKREIVTYKGMPISYLIYSFVPIIYFILCFLIALYLFFKKSSNYRSILSSYLLLLVSLAYLASGVSARADWFGMFITLISLYLIPILLLKYLRIMITKKPRRLSAKYRLLLYGLLFIIALINTLIGAAKFALMPFILLSLAVLLYFISQFWAIKQSIHFVKVRFFIWTIIFSLLPFILLSAITEVLFGTQLIAAENTAFFLLFIPLSFVYVNVQKVFFDFDLFIKRLLVNILISLLPASALSGMIYLKEGYSIFVFQVFLAAIVLMTAFLFLKDFIATYLLQNERKFHASLAKFSQVSSQIHDRQTLFSYLNRLVSAVLQVDDVKAVHYDINHQPQENGQCSGQPLVKEPFSIGDLLELSDGYALAVSKSNGACTFLTFSYKQKTTQLNKEEKHWLKSIAHYTNILLENLKKTEDLVAEIEEMRDGGVSSTISRTLLLIGEKERVKLAQDIHDSILQELIFICKNIEIIQNQQGERTHALEDIKLQLSEQIDFIRETCYELNPFFLKEIGLIDSLTALLDKYRKSCGFEVDFQVSHAKFFMNIDEDMALILYRIVQELMNNAKKHSKANFIYVSLSYRQNHYVLVYEDDGVGFDLNQGPHQKHFGMIGLNERIRSLHGEWTIHTEPFQGLLLRATIPSQRNDAND
- a CDS encoding response regulator transcription factor; this translates as MINMILVDDHRAVAEGTKALLEQDGRFFVHICSDESGIYGIMETTNIDILLIDLYMPGLNGVELSKRILDNFPHARIIIYTGFDLGQHFNLIVETQVSGFISKSASREQIVNAIEAALRDEVVIPIQLFRQLRRGPMVSAVPKEGKLSDINLTKREVYILMAISEGRTNKEIAQQLNYSQRTIEYSITNLFDKLQVKSRTEALSKARKYQLLPIVHIDD
- a CDS encoding DUF2252 domain-containing protein, coding for MINLGERVQQTKRILRMGTLKKIFTEFDQEIMGLSEESRQAKYQKMSQSPFSFFRGSAYLFYYDAVNHWFPYHTPQDRPTWIQGDLHFENFGAFHNEKGKLVFDINDFDEGYVGSYLYDLLRMSVSIALVCRELAYHTGQQINVMEAFLKAYHKQMVRFQEGKDKPETFFVTKKKADGAIRKLLKKLEKRSEAHLLSKVTDYFQSERQFAASGEIRPLSDAAEAVIKHIWPAYMKTVKRIENETAFTIKDTAVKKGSGTASIGLDRFYILIEGGKREAGMDDIILEMKEVRTPVPAYFMPYHQAFWEAFSHQGQRVVMTQRAMHHQADPYLGYVTIDGRDFYVRERSPYKKKLKLEAIKSVKDMTDTVEQMGRITAKVHARADADINEGLLPYHSEEEIIKAIGEDVDGFVYYLSHWAFSYANQVEKDYACFLELTRKYRE